The genomic region ACAAAAACAAATCCATAACTGGATGTATATTTATTAAATATTGGGGCAATACCTCTTTTATAATTCTTACCTGATATGTCATTCCTACAGCATCATCTGCAAACAAATCTCCGATGAATTCATATAAAGTTGGCTTTTTAAACCAGAAAGATTGTTCTTTAGAGTAATAATTTATGCTCATTACATACAAAACAGAAGGAATGCTAATTAATATTTGCAGAATAACAGGTAAATATTTTTCTTTGTTATCAATGTAAAAGATATAAAACAACCATAAAACTTCTATACCAACAATAATCACAGCAAAAGGATGTGTCCATAATAGAAGTGCATTTACTAATGTTAAGGCAATCCAATTTTTCCTATTACTATTCTCAGCACATAAAAGCAAATAGTATATAGACAAAGCGAATAAAAAAGTCAGTAAAACATACATTCGTATTCCCTGACCAAAAAAACGATGTATCGGGGATATAGCAAAAAATAATCCTGCCACCAAACCTATCTTTTCTAAATTTAATTTTCTACCTATAAGAAATAGAACAGGGATTGTTATCACACTTAACAGAATAGAAAACAAACGAAGACCTAGAATAGACGGGGATACATAATGCCAGAAAAGGTATTCGAGTACATAATAAACAGGCATGGTTGCAGGGTCATAAAGGGGATTTAAATAAATAAACTCCTTTAAAGAGTCCGAATTAATATGAACTAAACTTGAATACTCATCCCACCAAACCGACTCATCGGAAATTTTATATATACGAACCCCAAAGGCTAATAAAACAATAAGTAACCCAAAAGCAAATAGTTGTATATTATATTTTTGTTGTTCTTCTTTTCTTTCCACAGTATTGCCTTCAATCGTGATATTAAAAATAGAATTTTTATACTCACAGTTTAGCAATTGAATATTCGCAAATTCCATAGCCTTTTGTAGCACATTGAGGAAATATAGAAACGCTAATACTATTCAAGGATGGGGATAAAGATATATTAGGGATTTATCTAATGAATATTTTCCATTTGTCTTACCCCAAAAATGTTAAGATTTCACATCAAATACTTTTATCATTTCAGATAGCATGAAAATATTTTTCATAAGTATGTGCTGGTATAGTGTGCAATTTACACAAAATCCACACAAACCATTTAAATTTTCGTAATAAAGGATAATATGAAGGATAGTCTGTGAAATATTTGTTTGGAGCATTAACAATTGCCTCAAACTCTTCTCGGCTTATACCCTGTTTTCTCAAACAATGTTCAATTCTTTCTTCATCCTCAAAAAACGGAATTTCTTGTAATGCTTTTAATGCGGATTCGCGTGATATTACACCTGTTCTGACTTTTGCTGATAATTCTACAACACGCCAATCAAAGCCAAATTTCCTTCGAGCATAGTAATAAACAAGAGTAAACAGTTCATTATCTAAGTGATGTTGTCCTGTATCCTGCCAATCGAACTTTTCCTTAAGCAAGGTTTCGATTTTCTCTCCTGTATCATCATAATAATTTGTAATGTTAATTACTCGAATTCTTTTCCATAATATCCAATAAATCATATCCCAAAGTTCAACATTCTTAAAATGTTTTAATGGGATTTTACAATATCGTTCAATAATAGCCCTTGTGTATTTCCCATCAATATAATTCCACATAAGTGGGGTTACCCCTTCTTCACGGAAAGAATGGCTTAAAATAATATAACGAACATTTTCTGCAACTGCAGTCCTATATAAACTGCTTGCAATTCCTATATCATCTGTCAGGTCTATATAAGGGACGCAGGCACGGATAGTTGCATTGGTTAATTCTCGTGATTCAGGCCAATCCATAATTATGGTATGTAATTCCACATCCAATTTATCGCAAAGTTTTGCGAGATTGCTTTTGGCAATTTCTGAATCCCAACCATTATCGAAGTGGACAGCCAGAGGGCGTAAATTCATAATTTCTTTTACATAATACAAACAATAGGAAGTGTCTCTTCCTCCACTGACACCCACCACACAATCATATTTTTTCCCCCGTCCATCTCTTCTTATCTTCTCTGCTATCTTTTGTAATATCATGGCTCCTTGTTCCCCAACAGGGAACCGTTTATCTAACTTATCATGCATGTGGCAGAAATTACATACTCCTTGATTATCCAAATAAACCCCGGGAATAGATGTATCCATTACACATCGCTTACATAATATTTTATCTTCATTTTGACGAATCATACATATACTACCTCTATTTATAATCGTGATAATTCTAAATCAATAGGCTTTTTGGGGTCTCTTTTTCGAACATGCTCGGGTTTAAAATACTCTAATAGTTGTTCTTCTGTGGGATAAGTGATCAAAACAGTCCTCCGCGGACCGTAAAAAAGGAAAAAGGCTCCACATGCCACTGCAGAAACTCCCGATTGGTAATAGGCATCTGCCAAATCCTTAACAGAACCTGCCCCTCCACATGCGATTACTGGAATTTGAACATTATCTGTAATCATTTTTATTAAGTCTAAATCATACCCTTCAAGTGTGCCATCTCTATCAATGCTTGTAATCAATATTTCTCCTGCACCCTCCGCCTCTGCTCTTTTTGCTAATTCCACAGGATTCAGACCTGTCGATTTTCGTCCTCCATGTGTAAACACTTCATATTTACCATTTATTCTACGAACATCCATTGACACTACGATACACTGTCTCCCAAATTGTTCGGCTGATTTCTGCAATAAATTAGGAACCTCTACTACTGAAGTATTAAGGACTACTCTATCCGCCCCTGCATTCAGCAATTCTCTTATGGTATGAATATCGCGAATTCCACCTCCGACGGTAAACGGCATGGATGTTTCTGCCGATATTTGTTTAACAACTTCTATTTCTGGAGGGCGATTTTCAAGTGTCGCCACAATATCTAAAAGTATTAATTCATCAACATTATGTTGATTAAAAACACGAGCCGCGTTAATAGGACAACCCACATATTTCGGATTTGAAAACTGAATGGTTTTTTCCAAACCCCAATGTCGCAATAAAAGGACTGGTATTACTCTAACTTTTAGCATTTAACACCTCGTTCAAAAAATTTTGTAACAATAAAGCACCACCTATATAACTCTTTTCAGGATGAAACTGTGTTCCGTAAATGTTTTTATTTTGATATAAAGAAATAAAAGAAGTGCCGTATTCTGTTACCCCCAGATTTCCATCAATTTCTTTGAAAGGGACAAAATAAGAATGGGCAAAATAAAAATTAGGATTTTCTATCATTCCGGATAATAAAGACAATTCATCTTTATAAACCTTTACATCGTTCCAACCGATATGAGGCACTCGAATAGGGCTTTTAACTACATTTCGTATATGGCAAACATTTACGGGTATCCAACCTAATCCTTTCGACGGACCTTCTTCACTAAATTCTGTCATAATTTGAAAACCTAAACAAATACCTAAAATAGGTTTTTTTAATTCCAATACATAATAATTTAATCTTCGGATCAAACCTATCTTTGTTAGAAAATCCATAGCACTACCACAAGCACCAACCCCTGGCAAAACAATACCATCAAATACATCCAGTTCGGTTTCTTTATTAACAATTTCAATAGAAACTCCTTTTTTTGCAAAAGCCTTATATACAGAATGTATATTTCCTGCCGAGTAATCAATAATCCCAATTTTTATTTTGTTATTTTGTGTGTTTTCCGTTTTCATTAAAATTATCCTGACTTTGTGCCACCACAAAGTTATTTAAAAATAGATAATCCAATCCTGATTCTTTAAATGTTTGTAATGCTTCTTCTGGAGTTCGAACAATAGGCGATTCATGCATGTTAAAACTTGTATTCAGCACTACACTGGTTCCTGATAAATTCTTGTAATGCTTCAATATTTCGTAAAAAGTCGGATTATTTTCTTTTTTTACAATTTGGGCTCGTGTTGTTCCATCTATATGAACGACCGCCTCATGTTGTTCTTTCATTTTTGGGGTACTTCGAAAACAGCATGTCATAAATTCACCTGCATGCATTGCCTTTTCATATCCTACCAAAAATTGTTCCGTATCCTCATCTAAAAGAGCAGGAGCAAAAGGCATAAAATCACTTCGTCTTAACATAGCATTTAATTTTTCCGTTATATTCCGCATTGTTGAATCACATAAAATAGAACGATTTCCCAAAGCACGCGGTCCCCATTCCATTTTATCATAAAATCGTGCGATAATTTTTTTATGGTAAATACATTCTGCTATAAACGAAAATATTTGCTGACTATCAAGTTCCTTAAATGGAAGACCCAATTTAACTATTGCTGTTTTAATATCTTCATTACTAAAGTAATCTCCCCAAAATGCGTGAGGAAGTGATTTGGGATAGAATTGATATTGCGAACATATCGCTCCTAAACTCAATCCTCCATCTCCCATATTGGGATATACAAATAATTCTTCGACTTCTTGCAACTCATGTATTCTTTGATTTAGCAACACATTAGCAAATACCCCCCCTGCAACCGCTACTTTTTTAAGTCCTGTTTTATTTAGCCAATATCGGATTAAAGAGCAAATTGTCTGTTCTAAAATATTTTGGGACCATGCACATAAATCCTCTCGTGAATATTTATTTAATAAATGCAAAAGCCATTCTCTTAACTTTTTACCATAAGGGCCTTTATACGAAAGGAAATCCTCGTTCCATGAAAAAGGGTTTTCATCTTCAATTTTGTTTGCATCTCCATGGGCGGAAAGTCCTGTAAGTTTTCCTTCATCTCTACATGGGACAAAGCCTAACACTTCTGTCAGATTTTCAAAAAACAAACCAAAAGAACTTTTTGCAGAGGATTTCCATAATCTCGTTACTGTATTTTCTTTTCCTTTAGAAATAGTCAAGGATAAACCGTCTCCCATTCCATCGGCAGTAACAATAAGGGCTTCATTATAACCTGAACAGAAATAACTTCCCCATGCATGGGCCTCGTGATGTTCAATAAAATGAATAGGGATATTAGCAGGAAGAAACGGTAAGCGTTTGCGAATTATTTTTCTTAAAACGATAGATAGATTTTTTTTCATCCCGTCTGAAGGATTGATATAGCTGATAGGATTATAGGAAACCGCCCATTCTGTAATGTTATTCCAGTAGGTCTCACTATTTTGATTTTTCTCTCTTCTGGAAAGAAATGCTTTTTTTTGCAAGTTAGGGAATAAACGGAAAAAAGGGAATGGGGTTACAAAACCTGAAACACATACTCCCTCTATGTCTTTCCATGTTAAACCTGTTTGCTTCAAAGCATTTTCCAGAGATAAGTATGGAAATCCTCCCTCATTTTTTCGTCGAGTGTATCGTTCCTCATTGGACATAAATAATATTTGGTCATCATTGCAAATAGTAACACCTGCATCGAAAAAATCTTCACTAATTCCAAGTATTATCATGAACAATCATTCCTTTGAAATAAAAACAATTTATATCCAGAGAGCATTCCAGATTGCTGAAGGATTTAAATTCCATATTAGAGCAAGTTCCACTATCGGTGCACACCAACAAGTGGCACAACCTGTGGGTACAGTTAAATGAGTTATTAAGTTTTCAAAATCTTTTCCATTATCTTTATCTTTTTTCTGTTTATACAATTCTCGGGTTCCAAACAAATGACAAGAAAGTATGGTTCCATCTGGCTCAATTGTATATGTTAACCTACCAGCACAGCACCATATTTTTGTTGGATGAGGCCAGTTACTTAAATACTTTAAGCCTGCAAATGAATTACGGACAGGTGCCCCTTCTTTTTTCTTTCTTATTATATCCTGCATCGCATTATAATACGCTTCTTTATCAGGAGCAATAGGATTGGGTTTTAGCGATGAATCCAGATGTAATGTTGCAGGCTGAAACATTACCTTTGTATGTTCTTCCTGAGCCTTCTGTAAAACAAAATCTATTGTATTTATGTTTAGTTTGGAAATTACACATAAAAAAGAGGTGGATATATTTTTCATCTTGCAATATTGCACTACTTCAAATAAACGCTTATAAGTACCCTTTCCCCGTATTTCATCATGTATTTCTTCAGGACCATCAAAACTCAAGTTAATATGGTCTATATACTTTTCAATCCCATCATATTTTTCTATATTAACACCCGTTGAACTTAAAAAAACATTTAATCCCAGTGATTTTGCATGTTCCAGAATTTTCATTATATCCTTTTTAATTAAAGGTTCTCCTCCACCAAATGTAATCCATCTCACCCCTGTTTTATATAAAATCGCCAATCGTTCTAATATTTCATTTGTATCCAATTCATTCACAGATACTTCTCTTGAACCACAATAAAGGCATTGATAGGGGCAACGAAAAGTTATATTCCATTCCACAAATAATGGCGAATTTACTCCTAAAACCTTTGTTTTTATCCATGATTTTAATATGGTAGGAATATTTTTTATTTTATTCATTGAATACTACTTCCCAAATCAATCTTTTTATACAATTTTAATCGGATTAATGCTACCCAACCAACAGGAATCCATATCCAGAATGTAAGTATACGAAACAGTCCTATAACAAGGATTATTTCTGGTAATTGAACCTGTAGCCAGTGTAGGGAAATACTCATTGTCGTTTCAACAATTCCAATCCCTCCCGGAATACCACTACATATCGCAAGTAGCAGATTCCCCAAAACAGTAATTTCTGCTTGACTTAAATAGATTCCCGATTCCTTTCCTCCTAATAATAAATAAAAGATAAAACCATTAATAGTCCAACCTATTGAACAAGCTACACAAAATACCATAAGAAATAAAGGGCGAATTAAATCTTCTGATATCCATATTTTAAATTTCGTTAGCCAGGGTTTAAATACTCTAAGCATCCATGGAAACATAATTAATAATAATAACGAAAGAATTATTGGCAATAACAAAGTATTCGCATAAAATCCCAAAGATATAATTGTTACTACAAACGCTCCTTCAAAAACACATAATAAAAATAAAAATTCTAAAGACATTGCTTTTGAAAGGGGAATATCTGTTGTTTTTGTAATTACATAACCTCTTAATGCCCGCCCCAACTGTGCTGGCAATACAATGCCTGCTCCCGCACTAAGGTAAATCCAAACAGATTTTATTACAGGAACATTTGCAGAATATTTCTTAAGCATACATCTCCACAAATAGTAATCCAATATCCAATCTAATAATCGTAAAATACATGCAAATAAGAATAATCCCCACCTATTTATGATTAAATTCTTTATATCTGTCAGATTCTCTTCTCTTATCTGATAGATTCCAAAACAGGTTATTATAATCAGAAGAATAAAACCAAATATATGAAGTAAATTTAATATTTTGTCTTTATTTTTTATAAAATTAAACATTGCTTAAATTATCTTTAATTAGGATTGTATATGATACCACGAAGATGGATACATATTTTACCCTCTGAATATAACGAAGTTCTAAATCCTTCCCACCCATTACTATCGAATTACAATATTGTTTCTCAATGGGAAAAAGAGTTTGGTAATTTCATAGGTTCTCCCAATACGGTTGCACTTCCCTCCGGAAGAATTGGACTTAAACTTATTTTACAATATTTGAACCTTCAAGAAAATGATGAAGTAATTATTCC from Candidatus Hydrogenedens sp. harbors:
- the hisH gene encoding imidazole glycerol phosphate synthase subunit HisH, translating into MKTENTQNNKIKIGIIDYSAGNIHSVYKAFAKKGVSIEIVNKETELDVFDGIVLPGVGACGSAMDFLTKIGLIRRLNYYVLELKKPILGICLGFQIMTEFSEEGPSKGLGWIPVNVCHIRNVVKSPIRVPHIGWNDVKVYKDELSLLSGMIENPNFYFAHSYFVPFKEIDGNLGVTEYGTSFISLYQNKNIYGTQFHPEKSYIGGALLLQNFLNEVLNAKS
- a CDS encoding N-acetyl sugar amidotransferase; protein product: MIRQNEDKILCKRCVMDTSIPGVYLDNQGVCNFCHMHDKLDKRFPVGEQGAMILQKIAEKIRRDGRGKKYDCVVGVSGGRDTSYCLYYVKEIMNLRPLAVHFDNGWDSEIAKSNLAKLCDKLDVELHTIIMDWPESRELTNATIRACVPYIDLTDDIGIASSLYRTAVAENVRYIILSHSFREEGVTPLMWNYIDGKYTRAIIERYCKIPLKHFKNVELWDMIYWILWKRIRVINITNYYDDTGEKIETLLKEKFDWQDTGQHHLDNELFTLVYYYARRKFGFDWRVVELSAKVRTGVISRESALKALQEIPFFEDEERIEHCLRKQGISREEFEAIVNAPNKYFTDYPSYYPLLRKFKWFVWILCKLHTIPAHTYEKYFHAI
- a CDS encoding carbamoyltransferase C-terminal domain-containing protein; this translates as MIILGISEDFFDAGVTICNDDQILFMSNEERYTRRKNEGGFPYLSLENALKQTGLTWKDIEGVCVSGFVTPFPFFRLFPNLQKKAFLSRREKNQNSETYWNNITEWAVSYNPISYINPSDGMKKNLSIVLRKIIRKRLPFLPANIPIHFIEHHEAHAWGSYFCSGYNEALIVTADGMGDGLSLTISKGKENTVTRLWKSSAKSSFGLFFENLTEVLGFVPCRDEGKLTGLSAHGDANKIEDENPFSWNEDFLSYKGPYGKKLREWLLHLLNKYSREDLCAWSQNILEQTICSLIRYWLNKTGLKKVAVAGGVFANVLLNQRIHELQEVEELFVYPNMGDGGLSLGAICSQYQFYPKSLPHAFWGDYFSNEDIKTAIVKLGLPFKELDSQQIFSFIAECIYHKKIIARFYDKMEWGPRALGNRSILCDSTMRNITEKLNAMLRRSDFMPFAPALLDEDTEQFLVGYEKAMHAGEFMTCCFRSTPKMKEQHEAVVHIDGTTRAQIVKKENNPTFYEILKHYKNLSGTSVVLNTSFNMHESPIVRTPEEALQTFKESGLDYLFLNNFVVAQSQDNFNENGKHTK
- a CDS encoding radical SAM protein, which translates into the protein MNKIKNIPTILKSWIKTKVLGVNSPLFVEWNITFRCPYQCLYCGSREVSVNELDTNEILERLAILYKTGVRWITFGGGEPLIKKDIMKILEHAKSLGLNVFLSSTGVNIEKYDGIEKYIDHINLSFDGPEEIHDEIRGKGTYKRLFEVVQYCKMKNISTSFLCVISKLNINTIDFVLQKAQEEHTKVMFQPATLHLDSSLKPNPIAPDKEAYYNAMQDIIRKKKEGAPVRNSFAGLKYLSNWPHPTKIWCCAGRLTYTIEPDGTILSCHLFGTRELYKQKKDKDNGKDFENLITHLTVPTGCATCWCAPIVELALIWNLNPSAIWNALWI
- a CDS encoding lysylphosphatidylglycerol synthase transmembrane domain-containing protein, with translation MFNFIKNKDKILNLLHIFGFILLIIITCFGIYQIREENLTDIKNLIINRWGLFLFACILRLLDWILDYYLWRCMLKKYSANVPVIKSVWIYLSAGAGIVLPAQLGRALRGYVITKTTDIPLSKAMSLEFLFLLCVFEGAFVVTIISLGFYANTLLLPIILSLLLLIMFPWMLRVFKPWLTKFKIWISEDLIRPLFLMVFCVACSIGWTINGFIFYLLLGGKESGIYLSQAEITVLGNLLLAICSGIPGGIGIVETTMSISLHWLQVQLPEIILVIGLFRILTFWIWIPVGWVALIRLKLYKKIDLGSSIQ
- a CDS encoding AglZ/HisF2 family acetamidino modification protein is translated as MLKVRVIPVLLLRHWGLEKTIQFSNPKYVGCPINAARVFNQHNVDELILLDIVATLENRPPEIEVVKQISAETSMPFTVGGGIRDIHTIRELLNAGADRVVLNTSVVEVPNLLQKSAEQFGRQCIVVSMDVRRINGKYEVFTHGGRKSTGLNPVELAKRAEAEGAGEILITSIDRDGTLEGYDLDLIKMITDNVQIPVIACGGAGSVKDLADAYYQSGVSAVACGAFFLFYGPRRTVLITYPTEEQLLEYFKPEHVRKRDPKKPIDLELSRL